The following nucleotide sequence is from Chryseobacterium sp. CY350.
TTTTACCTGTCTGTCTGTCACCAATAATCAACTCTCTCTGACCTCTTCCTACAGGAATCATTGAGTCAATCGCAACAATACCAGTTTGTAAAGGCTCAGTAACCGGCTGTCTGTAGATAACACCCGGAGCTTTTCTTTCCAATGGCATTTCGTACAATTCACCTTCGATAGGACCTTTACCATCGATAGGGTTACCTAGAGTATCAACTACTCTACCCAACATACCTTCTCCTACTTTGATAGAAGAGATTCTGTTTGTTCTTCTTACTGTATCTCCTTCTCTTACCAATTTACTTTCACCTAAAAGAGCCACACCTACGTTGTCTTCTTCTAAGTTTAGTACGATACCTTCTACATCGCTAGCAAATTTTACCAACTCACCGTACTGTACATTTTCTAACCCGTATACACGAGCAATACCATCACCGATGGTTAAAACTGTACCTACTTCCTCAACGTTTGATTGAGTGTCGAAGTTGGCCAACTGTTGTTTTAAGATCGCAGATACTTCTGCCGGATTTATTTCTGCCATTATATGGTTGTTTTTTTCTTAATTTAAATGAAAATCTTTTTTGATATTATTAAGCTTAGATTTCACAGATGCATCGATCTGCTGATCTCCAACTCTTAAAATATATCCTCCTAAAATATCAGGATTGATGGTAAGATTTAAGTCAAAGTTTGAACCCGCTTTTACCAAATCTGTAGATTTTAAAATCTGATCAATATTTTCTTTAGAAAGCTGAGTCGCTGTAGTAAGAGTGATTCTCTGTACCCCATTGATATCTTCAACTTTGTTGATGAATTCCTGAGCAATATTTTTCAATTGATTTTCACGACCGTGTCTGATCACTAAAGTAATCAAATTTTGAGAAACCGGTGAAAAACCTTTAAAAATCTCTTTTGCAACGTCTTCTTTCTTTTTTGCATCAATGTAAGGCGTCTTGAAAAATTTGTTTAAATCCTCAGATTCAGACATCACTTTCTTAACATCTTTCATTTCTGAAAATACAGCAGCAGTCTGTCCGGATTCGTTTGTGAAATCCAGCAAACCTTGTGCGTATCTTTTAGCTACTTTAGATGTAAGCATTCTTAGTTAAGATTAGATTTATTTAAATAATTTTGAACCAACTCGTCCTGAGCCTCAGTTTTCTCTAAATTTTTCTGCAAGATAGATTCTGCAATATTTACAGATAAAGCACCAATCTGAGTTCTGATTTCTGACATTGCAGCATTTTTCTCAGTCTGAATAGTTTGCTTAGCAGCATCAATGATTTTATCACCTTCAGCTTTAGCAACATCTTTAGCCTCACCTACAATTCTGTCTTTAATTTCTCTAGCTTCTTTAAGAATAGAATCTCTTTCAATTTTAGCTTCACGAATAATTCTTTCGTTATCAGATTTAAGATCTTCCATTTCTTTTTTAGCCAATTTAGCCTGATTTAAAGCATCAACGATAGAAGCTTCTCTGTCATTTACTGCATTTACAATTGGTTTCCAGGCAAATTTCGCAAGGATAAATAATAGGATAGCGAATGTAAGCGTCATCCAAAACAAAAGTCCAATTCCAGGTTCTATAATTCCCATATCTGTAATTCTTTTTTTAATGTAATAATTTATGGATATCTTTTTTAAAAATCCTTAGCAGCAGCCAACCGCTTCACTGCTAAGAATATTTTCTCTGAGGATAATTACTTGATGAAAGCACCAAAGATGATCGCGATAAGACCAGCACCTTCGATAAGACCTGCAGCAATAAGCATTGCTCCTTGAATCTTACCAGCTTGTTCTGGCTGTCTAGCGATAGCATCCATAGCATGCCCACCGATTTTACCAATACCAAGACCTACTCCTAATACTGCTAAACCGATTCCTACGTAAATTAATCCTAATCCAGTTGATGGTTCCATAATAAATAAATATTTAGTTAAAATTATTTTTTTTGTTTAATTAAGCTACCATTGTGTCGTGACCTACACTGTCATCATCGTTGTGCGCATGATCGTGATCGTGTTCTGCAACCGCGATACCGATAAACAATGCTGATAATACTGTAAAGATATAAGCCTGCAATGCTGCAACTAAAAGTTCCAATACTGAAACAAATAATGCCAATGGTACAGATGCAAATCCTAAAAATGGTGATTTAAAGATAAAGATCAAAGAGACAATTGCTAAGATCATAATGTGACCTGCAGTAATATTTGCGAAAAGTCGCATCATTAAAGCGAAAGGTTTTGTAAAGATTCCTATGATCTCGATTGGAACCATAATTGGGTATAACAATAATGGAACCGGTGGCATAAAGATGTGTTTCCAGTAATCTTTATTTGCACTGAATAATGTAATTAATAAAGTAATGATTGCCAAAACTGAAGTGATTGCAATATTTCCTGTCAAGTTAGCTCCACCAGGAAAGAAAGGAATCAATCCGAATAAGTTATTGAACCAGATAAAGAAAAATGCAGTTAATAAGTAAGGCATAAATCTTTTATACTTTACTGAACCAATATTTGGAATAGCCACTTCATCTCTGATAAATACAATAACAGGTTCTAATAATTTTCCAGCTCCTTTCGGTAATTGAGATTTTTTATAATTTTTAGCCATTCCTAGGAAAATAATCAGCATAAAAATTACTGATAAAAACATTGAAGCCGTATTCTTTGTAATTGACATATCAAAAAACACATCGCTTGCCTTTTGTTTTCCTGAAATCACAGCAAAAAGAGTTGCTTTTTCGATCCCTTTAGTTGAGACTACCTGACCTTCATGTAAAGTATAGCCATCATGTTCGTGACCGTGTGCAATATCTTTAGATAAGAAAGTATGCCATCCTGTATTGTCCTTGATAATGATTGGTAATGGTATTGAAAAATGATCTTCCTTTCCGTTTTCATCTTTAGTAGTCCATAAATGCCATTCGTTTGAATCACTAATGTGTTCCATGATCATCTTTGTAGCATTAAAGGGCTTATCGCCTTCTGCATGCTCTACCTTTTCAGCTGATTTTTCACCTTCAGTCTCGTGCTGTGCAGCGGCAAAACTGCTCATAAACACAAATAAAAATGCGAAAAATAATGAAGAAACTTTTCTGTTCATATCTCTTTTTTAATCGTGTGCAAATATATTGATTTTATTAAACTCTACCAATATTAAAAATTGATATTTATCATCAAAAATATCAGGATTTGTTAATTTGCTTTATTACCGGCATATATATAGTAATAGATGCAATAATAAAGCAGATGATAATCAATAAAAAATTAGCTTTAGTCTTTTCTATTATCAATAATGAAATAATCAGCCATAATAGATCTTTCGAAATATTAAGTACAATAAATCTCATTGCGGCATTTTCTTTCCCGTACAGATATTTTTTAAATATTATAAATACAATAATATTCAAAATTGCTATCAGAGAAATGACAATAAAGCTATCCCAAAAATTCATTTTGCAAAAATAGGATTATAATTTACATTCAAAACAAATCTCTTAATACTATATATGATAAATTATTAAAAATTCCTTATTTTTGCACACTATAATTTATAATCAATATGTTCAATAGTTTACAGGATAAATTAGACAAAGCACTTCACAATCTTTCCGGACGCGGAAAAATTACCGAAATCAACGTTGCGGAAACCGTAAAAGAGATCCGTAGAGCATTGGTAGATGCCGACGTTAATTATAAAGTTGCTAAAGATCTTACGAAAAGAGTTCAGGATAAAGCATTAGGCGAAAACGTTCTTACTTCGCTTACACCAGGACAGTTGATGACAAAGATTGTTCATGATGAGTTGGTAGATTTGATGGGAGGTTCTCAGGAGGGAATTAATCTTTCAGGAAAACCATCTGTAATTCTGATCGCCGGTCTTCAGGGTTCTGGTAAAACTACTTTTTCGGGAAAGCTTGCTAACTATTTAAAAACTAAAAAGAATAAAAAACCTTTATTGATAGCGTGTGACGTTTATCGTCCTGCAGCAATCGATCAGTTGAAAGTTCTTGGCGGACAACTCGGAGTTCCTGTTTATACTGAAGAAGGCGCAACAAATCCTTCGACTATTGCAGAAAACGGAATCAATTTCGCAAAGCAAAATGGTCATGATGTGGTGATCGTCGATACGGCAGGTCGTCTTGCGATTGATGAGCAGATGATGAGCGAGATTAAATCTGTTCATTATTTCATCAAACCAAGCGAAACTTTATTTGTTGTTGACGCAATGACAGGTCAGGATGCTGTAAATACGGCGAAAGCTTTCAACGAAGCTTTGAATTTTGACGGAGTTGTTTTAACTAAATTAGACGGTGATACTCGTGGTGGAGCCGCTCTTACTATTCGTTCAGTAGTTGAAAAACCAATCAAATTTATCTCTACCGGAGAAAAAATGGAAGCTTTAGATCTTTTCTACCCGGAAAGGATGGCCGACAGAATCCTAGGAATGGGAGACGTTGTTTCTTTGGTAGAAAGAGCTCAGGAACAATTTGATGAAGAGGAAGCAAAAAAGCTTCATAAGAAAATTGCTAAAAATGAATTTGGTTTTGATGATTTCTTGAAGCAAATTAATCAGATCAAAAAAATGGGAAATATGAAAGACTTGATGGGAATGATTCCCGGAGTTGGAAAAGCCATTAAAGATGTTGAGATTAGCGATGATGCATTTAAACATATTGAAGCCATTATTTATTCGATGACTCCTGAGGAAAGAAGAAGACCTTCGATCATTAATACTCAGAGAAAAAGCAGAATTGCCAAAGGTGCAGGAAGAAAAATTGAAGATGTGAATGCATTAATGAAACAGTTTGACCAGATGGGAAAAATGATGAAAATGATGCAGGGACCACAAGGAAAACAAATGATGCAGATGATGAGCAAAATGCCAAACATGCCTGGAATGGGCGGAATGTTCGGGAAATAGTCAAAAAAAATTTAAAAAACATAAACTCTCAGAATTATTTCTGGGAGTTTTTTTTGTTTGTGAGTTTGACTTAAATTTTTAAAAAAAAAGTTCTAAGAAATTAATCTTAGAACTTTCTTTATGAATAATATTTTGCTGTTAATTACTTAGCAAATACATATTTAACACCGATACCAACGTTAGCTAGGTTTAAACCGAAGTTGAAGTTATTTGTATTTTGAGCACCTTCAACATCCCATTTAGTAGTATTGTAACCAAATTCACCGATTGTAGCTTCAATAGTCCAGTTTTTATTTAAGAAATAATCTAAACCTGGCTTCACAGAAACTCCGAATGAATTGTATTTAACTTTGTCAGAAAGTGAAGTGTTGTTTTCAGTTTCTTCATATTTTGAATTTCCGAATTCCATTGGAACTGAAAGCTGACCAAAGATATATAATTTATCTCCTAAAGTCCAGTATTTTCTTACGAAAGGTTCTACAACGAATGCAGATAAAGTTGCTTTTTCGAAACCGTCATTGTAAGTAGCCTTTTCACTGCTTGAAGCATAACCAACTCCTACTCCAATAGCCAAGTTAGGTGCAACAAAATAACCTACAGTTGGGATAATTCTGAAGTCTTCAGTTTTTGTATCGTCATTATTATCTTCAGTAGAAGAATAAGCAGCAGTTCCTGATAGATATACAGTTCCTTTAGCAATTTGAGCGTTTGATAAACCGAAAAGTGCAACAGCACTTGCAATTAATAATTTTTTCATTTTGAATAATTTTATACTTTCTTGGCTGCAAATGTATAATGACGAAATCTAATATTAAAATTTGTTAACATGATAAAAATCACCCATGAACATTGACTTTTTTGGATTAAAATCAAATCAGGGAGAATTACTTAAATAAAATTTAAAAATATTAAATAAAAAACTCCAATTTTGCAATTGGAGCTTAATATGACTTATTTAAAAATATTTTACTTTAAAAAGAAATTGACCCCAAAGTTGATCGCTCCGAAATTATTATCTATTCTTTCTCTGTCAAAATCTCTTCTGCTTCCGACAGTTTGATATCCAATATATAATTCAGCTTTCGGCATTTGATAACCAAATTTCGGCTGCGCGTATAAACCACCATCTACTCCATCTTTCACTGAAATTGCGTATCCTAAATCTAAAGCAACGAAAATAGGCGCTTTTGCAAATCTATATTTCCCTGCAACAGCAATGGGTATGAAGCCAAAATCATCAGATTTATAACGGTTACCTCTAAATTCATAATCTTTACCTACAAAATGTGAGTAACCTGTAGCCACACCAAGATCGAAGTTTTTTGCGATGTTCCACATATAAGCTCCGTCTACACCAAAGGTAAAAGAAGAATAACTGCTTGCATCTCCCACAGGAACGCCGATGTGACCACCAAGTTTTAGTCCTTCCTGTGCGTGAGCTGCGCCTCCAAACAATGCGAATGCACCTAATAAAAGTAATTTTTTCATTTTTATTGATTTAAAGTTTATTATGACTAATGATTTCACATGAATAGCAAATTAGATGCCGCTTGGTACCACATCACAAAAAAAGCAGGACAAAATGCCCTGCTTATATCTTTGGAAAATGTAAATTCTTAGTTTCCTCCAAATTTGAAACCTACACCAACTTGTAAGAAGCTGTTTGTAAGTTTTTCTCCATTTGCAGCATCTTTAGCTAAATTAGATACACCCATATTATATCTCGCGTCGAAAAACAATCCATTCTCAAGCATATATTCAGCACCGATGAAGGGAGCAATATTTAAAGTATTTGTTTGATCTTTAATATCAACTTCATCACCAATCGAAATTCCTACTCCTGGTAAATTAATTCCGGCATTCACTTCATACTTTGTTTTAGCAGAAATTATAATTCCGAAACTTGCTCCTGCAGAAAATGATAAATTTTCAGTTGCAAAGTATTTAGCAGAAATTGGAACTAACACAGTACCAAAATTAATTTTTGCTTGAGCAGCAATAAATGTGTTTTGGTCAACTTCAACAGCTTCATCGATTTTACCACCCAACGGAGAATATAAAACTTCTCCTTGAAGACCAAATTTATCACTTATTTTGTGCTCAACAACACCACCAACATAGAAAGTATGTAATGGATCGGAACTTTCAGATCCTTCATTAGATTTAGCTTTTAAAGTTGACATAGAATAACCTGCTTTAACACCAAATCTTGTTTCTTGCGCTTTCACAGCTACAGAACCAAACATTGCCAAAGAAGCAACCAATAATAATTTTTTCATAGTTTAAAGTTTTAACAAATTTTAAGACTCCAAATATATCACTTTTTATAGAATGGCAAAATATTTTCAAAAAAATATTAAAACTTAAAAAAAACTTATTCTTTTGACCTCTTGTCTTCCTCATTGTAAGCAAGAATAATTTTCTTTACAACAGGATGCCTTACGACATCTTCTTCAGTAAGATAAACAAAACCGATCTCTTTTACATCTTTCAATATTCTCATGGCCTCTTTTAATCCGGAATGCTGTTTCGGAGGTAAATCTATCTGTGTAGGGTCACCGGTAATGATAAACTTAGCATTCATCCCCATTCTAGTCAGAAACATTTTCATCTGTGC
It contains:
- the atpH gene encoding ATP synthase F1 subunit delta, whose protein sequence is MLTSKVAKRYAQGLLDFTNESGQTAAVFSEMKDVKKVMSESEDLNKFFKTPYIDAKKKEDVAKEIFKGFSPVSQNLITLVIRHGRENQLKNIAQEFINKVEDINGVQRITLTTATQLSKENIDQILKSTDLVKAGSNFDLNLTINPDILGGYILRVGDQQIDASVKSKLNNIKKDFHLN
- a CDS encoding F0F1 ATP synthase subunit B codes for the protein MGIIEPGIGLLFWMTLTFAILLFILAKFAWKPIVNAVNDREASIVDALNQAKLAKKEMEDLKSDNERIIREAKIERDSILKEAREIKDRIVGEAKDVAKAEGDKIIDAAKQTIQTEKNAAMSEIRTQIGALSVNIAESILQKNLEKTEAQDELVQNYLNKSNLN
- a CDS encoding ATP synthase F0 subunit C, with protein sequence MEPSTGLGLIYVGIGLAVLGVGLGIGKIGGHAMDAIARQPEQAGKIQGAMLIAAGLIEGAGLIAIIFGAFIK
- the atpB gene encoding F0F1 ATP synthase subunit A, producing the protein MNRKVSSLFFAFLFVFMSSFAAAQHETEGEKSAEKVEHAEGDKPFNATKMIMEHISDSNEWHLWTTKDENGKEDHFSIPLPIIIKDNTGWHTFLSKDIAHGHEHDGYTLHEGQVVSTKGIEKATLFAVISGKQKASDVFFDMSITKNTASMFLSVIFMLIIFLGMAKNYKKSQLPKGAGKLLEPVIVFIRDEVAIPNIGSVKYKRFMPYLLTAFFFIWFNNLFGLIPFFPGGANLTGNIAITSVLAIITLLITLFSANKDYWKHIFMPPVPLLLYPIMVPIEIIGIFTKPFALMMRLFANITAGHIMILAIVSLIFIFKSPFLGFASVPLALFVSVLELLVAALQAYIFTVLSALFIGIAVAEHDHDHAHNDDDSVGHDTMVA
- the ffh gene encoding signal recognition particle protein, with amino-acid sequence MFNSLQDKLDKALHNLSGRGKITEINVAETVKEIRRALVDADVNYKVAKDLTKRVQDKALGENVLTSLTPGQLMTKIVHDELVDLMGGSQEGINLSGKPSVILIAGLQGSGKTTFSGKLANYLKTKKNKKPLLIACDVYRPAAIDQLKVLGGQLGVPVYTEEGATNPSTIAENGINFAKQNGHDVVIVDTAGRLAIDEQMMSEIKSVHYFIKPSETLFVVDAMTGQDAVNTAKAFNEALNFDGVVLTKLDGDTRGGAALTIRSVVEKPIKFISTGEKMEALDLFYPERMADRILGMGDVVSLVERAQEQFDEEEAKKLHKKIAKNEFGFDDFLKQINQIKKMGNMKDLMGMIPGVGKAIKDVEISDDAFKHIEAIIYSMTPEERRRPSIINTQRKSRIAKGAGRKIEDVNALMKQFDQMGKMMKMMQGPQGKQMMQMMSKMPNMPGMGGMFGK
- a CDS encoding outer membrane beta-barrel protein; the protein is MKKLLIASAVALFGLSNAQIAKGTVYLSGTAAYSSTEDNNDDTKTEDFRIIPTVGYFVAPNLAIGVGVGYASSSEKATYNDGFEKATLSAFVVEPFVRKYWTLGDKLYIFGQLSVPMEFGNSKYEETENNTSLSDKVKYNSFGVSVKPGLDYFLNKNWTIEATIGEFGYNTTKWDVEGAQNTNNFNFGLNLANVGIGVKYVFAK
- a CDS encoding porin family protein, which produces MKKLLLVASLAMFGSVAVKAQETRFGVKAGYSMSTLKAKSNEGSESSDPLHTFYVGGVVEHKISDKFGLQGEVLYSPLGGKIDEAVEVDQNTFIAAQAKINFGTVLVPISAKYFATENLSFSAGASFGIIISAKTKYEVNAGINLPGVGISIGDEVDIKDQTNTLNIAPFIGAEYMLENGLFFDARYNMGVSNLAKDAANGEKLTNSFLQVGVGFKFGGN